TTTAAAACTTTtctcagtgatgtttttatttcttgtgtctgcAGAACATAAACAATTGGGTTCAACATGGGAGGAAATACAGAGGTCAGAGAAAGGTTAATGATCCTGGAATTTGAATGAATATTTCCTCCCAAGGTATATGTGACTAATATTGGAATGAAATAGATGGCCACCAGTGAAATATGACCTGTGCAGGTTTTAAGGGCCTTCACTCTTTCCTGAGCTGTTGCCACTCTAGTCAAAGCAATGATAATACACACGTAAGTACCCAAGATGAAACTCAACGGAAACCAAATAAGAATAACTATTAGAAATACAGCAAAGACATATGTGGGTGTTTTTTCATTGCAAGCCTGTGAGTATAGCGGACCATGGTCACAGAAATAGCTGTTAACAACCACAGAAGACTTACAGAAGGATAGTCTTGTGAGGAGGCCGACTAACAGGAGCATCACAGTTATGGCAAAGAGCCAAAAAGAAgcaatcaaagaaaacatgaatcTGTGAGTCACTCTCACTTGATAGTGCAGTGGGAAAATTATAGCAATCAGTCTGTCATAGGAGAGTGCAATCAGATTAAGAACCTGCATTGTCAGAGCGACAtagcagaagaaaaggaaagtcaAGCAGTCATTGTAGGATATGTAGTTATTGTTAAACAGGAAGAGGTCAAGGACCTTTGGCACCAAAGCAGTGCTACCAAACAGGTCTGCAAAGGCCAGGTTAAAAACTACTATATATTTTGGAGTCCACAGATTATGATCCAAGTAAATTACAGTCATCACAACTGTGTTTCCCACCACtgaaataacataaacaaaaaagagaaagatataGTAATACATGGCATTAGGTATTCCAATGAATCcacttattataaaatatgcaGGACGCACAAAGGTGATGTTTTTGCCAAGAGCGGAGTTGAATAAGTTCATTGTTAAATTCTTGTCAGTGTTCAAATCTCCAACGCACAAGGACTGATGTGGAGAACACCAATGTGCGATGTTAAAAAGTGAGtttgtttctctcttgctcCGTTTTATTAAAGAAGACATGACAAGCTCCTCTGTTTgtgacagatacagtgacaacCTGATCCCTTGAGTCTACATGCAAGCATCACAAAAGTCACTTACAACTTTCTGTTGGAGCAACTTTGTGTTTGTCCCGTTTTCACCTTGTTTTGATTGCAGCTATTTTAGGTATTCAGAAAGAGATCATTGTGCACTTTGATGACAAGTTTttagtttgttcattttctgaAGGATCACAGAAAGAATAGCTATTGCAGTGCAGTAAACTCAATTTAGTCAATGCAGTAAACTCAGTTTACATGATAAATGCATTCTGGATGCAATAAAATATAGCCAAGGGGGAAAATATATTAATCATTCAATAGGTTGCCAGAAACAACAATAGCTAAAGTTACTAAAGACCTTCTCTtggcctcagataatggtctagtatctatacttgtcctgttagatcttagtgctgcatctGACACTATTGAACATGATATTCTATTACAGAAGAGACTGGAGTAGACTCTTGGGTTCTGTGgtactgccccctgctggtttaagtcatacttatctgatagattccataTTTTTCATGTTAATTATCATGCCATACAAATTatggagttccacagggctctgtgcttgggcctatactttttattttgtatattcttcCTTTAGGGAAAATGaatagaaagcacaacatacacttccATTGTTATGCAAATGAATCACAGCTATAttgctatatttatcaatgagttCGGATGAAAttaatcaggttgttcaactacaggaatgtctcagagacattaagttcTGGATGATCTgcaactttctacttttaaactcagacaaAGTGGAGGTCATTATACTGGGCCCTAAACACCTTTCCAACCACATTGTCGCTTTAGACGATAgatcctggtctctctcttctctctatacctcacctcctttctctcccccttttctctcccccacctcttctgtgtcccccatttttcctttcacccctaGCGGTCCAGGTAGATGGCCACACATCTTttggcacggtttaggttgcatctccactacaaaaaaagtacctactcaacataggcggagtcatcactgcacggctgcgtgaaactgcggtgactttgttttatacgcgacacacacacacaaacgagtgactagtgattttacaccagactcctggtagttgttggagattaacccatgtccTCATTCCCcggtcctcatcattcacctgtcctcatccattcacctgtcattcattcacttgtcctcctCTTCAACATttacctgtcctcgtcattcattcattcacctgtcctcgtacttcattcattcacctgtcctcgtcattcactgccaaagtttacagtgtgtgactcattttttttccccaacagtTTTTTTACTCAGTTACGGATGTGATTTCAAATGtagtttgcaaaaaaaaacatactttgaaaaaaaataataataattttgactACAGTAATGTAAACTTTGGATTGTTAAATATAATCAAAACATAAGATTCCCGTTGATGTACAATCAAAATATTCCCAATGCCAGACTGACCTTGTAATCATTGGTATTTTCAAATACCTTGAAAATCAAAACTTCTGTCTGACTGTTTGCTTTGTTCACCTCATGAGTACAAAGTTCACAACTTGACTTTCATTCCCCCGTTGGAGGCTGGAACAGATCTGCCTAATGAGGCTGTTAATGAGTTGTTTGTCTGGATGATGACACACACATCCAGAACACTAAGGTAAACACTTTTGACCAACACTTCAGGGAACAGTCGGGGACGGGAGCCAAGGGAGTGAGTTAAGTAAGATTGAAACAAGTTACGAGTTAAGAAACTTTACAGGacacaaacaagaaacacagaaaatgtcacGAATAATTCAACAACCCCACTTTCTTATTTGGGACGGTAATCTGAAAATACAGAGCTGCATTAAAAGGTTCACTTTTGTAACAAATATAGACTTAgatctgtctgtccatctatctacctaaaataaaattaaataaaagctaGCAaagatttttatatttattttagattttatgaCCATTAATGCTGAAAAATATTAGTGAAAactactgtaaaataaaactgcagccAGTGTTGGGTAAGATTAAGTTCAACATAACTGAACTCTTGTATATATAGGCAagagtatgtatgtatgtatgtatgtatatatatatatatatatatataaaaaataattccTAGGGCCGTTTTTCTTTGTAATTAATTTCGTTTGCTTTGAGACCACTGCACTATTAGAAGCGACTCAAGAGACTATTGAAGCCTATTAGATGGGGGTATTACCTGCAGGGATTTGTGATTAAGACACTGTGgccaaatgaataaaaattagCTCCCTGGGTGAACTGCAGGTGTTCAGTGTctcccacagagacacaactcctctgaaaaaaaataacaaaaaagacaaaatgctgCCCTCAGGTCTTCGGGGAACCTTTAATTACATCACTCTACGCAAAAAGATCACAGATTTGCCACTTGAGGAAACTCACATGTGAATTCACTGATTTCCTTGAATAGTCACAAAACGgttgattgtttttattcatttcagttttaatctttaggacattttaaTATCATACAGCCTACAAAGGAAATGCCCAACAAATGCCtcctatttattttattttgtacagtTGTGTGGCTTCAAATGCAGTATATTGATTATagtaacagaaagaaaaaaaaacgtgttgaTGCTCTGAAATTCTCAGGTGCTTCTCAAtgttcagaataaaaaaaattgctgaGACGGAtgtgttttgcttttaattAGTTATTCTTTTGTGTCAggaacacaaataaatatatttatgtgAAAATAAGGCTCTACCTGTTCTGTTCTGAAATCTTTTGACCCTTCACACCTTTACCACACACCTGTATTGTGTAGTAttctaaaacaaaaatctgcatCTCCTCTCAGTGAATGACTTTGAGGCTCTCAGTACTGACATATGTGTAAAAGTAACAAGTTATACCAAAAAGCTCAAAAAGACAGAGCAAACAATACACCTGAGGACACCTTTAACCCTAGAACACTCGGAACACGTGATTTTTATTATGTTGCATGTCGTTTACTCACAATATCGAAGGTAGGAGTGTTTCCCTGACCCcatcacagttttgtttttttcaatagaCATGTGTTCGGGTGATTTTCACCCGACATTTGTGATAGGGGGTAATATTTTTTCGGGTGGATTTTACCTGAAGTTAGGCTCACATGTCCCAGGAATGCGTAGACCAAAAAAGTTCCTAGCTCCATTATTTTTTGGCAGGGATATTTGCcttatttttcacaaattttgtTTATAGGGTCCCCCAATTTGCCAtgtattgttttactttaataaagtcagattttttttcccctcggtATATTATATCAGGTATAATATACCCGGCGTTAGTGATGGTGTTACAAAAATGACCGTTAGTGTTTGTATCAGTGTAGTTTTTATTTGCCAAAAGGCCGAGGACTGTCAACAACAAGAATAATGGCAGAAATTGGTGCATCTCTGGTGTTTCAACGTTAAAATATCTCTAGACTtggatttcacacacacacacactcatgagcCGAAGACGACGGCCTCGTTTTCTGCCATTACAAACATGTCTTTCTTCAGCCTTCCTGGAGGCCGACCCACGGGAATCGAGGCACAGCACCACAGCACAGCGCCCAAGAGACCTCAAGACTGTTTTTCTCCTCTATTTCCCAGAAGACATGCACTCCCGCTCCAACCTGACTAATAAGTCCTGAGAGCATTTTGTGCTCGTGCCCTCGCTGAGGCACacggaaacaaatatttaaacaaacaaaaaaaacaggtttcttGATGTCAGTCTCATATAAAATCCCCTTGGGGACATTTCATACTCTCCATGTTCTCTGTATTACAGTATCTCTGGTATTTGACCAAGTtgtactttcttttgtttgtattttgttcaaAACTTAATTACCTGAGTGTATTAACAGGTTTGCCCCCTGAGtgcttctaaaaaaaaagtttcttggAACTTGGGTCTGTGGAGGCAAAGACTTGTCTGTAAAAAGTAGTATTTATCAAATGAACcatcagtgcatttacattcTCTCACATCTCTTATGTAGTCTGAGAggccaaaaagaaaagacagagttAAAGACACTTTTTGAAGTGTCAGGACCAAActgaagttgtttgtttttaaatctttcagGAATAAAGTCATATCATGAGATTaaatttgtaattattattcaagcagTATCTCAGACGATCAGCTGCGACCTGgctaaatgaataataaaatattgtaatgCTTTTATACttaattaaaggtgacatagaatgcttgtatcacacatatgttagttatggaggtctacttacatatattaacttgttttcatgattaaaaacctcctaatcgctgcaaacgagccgatcaaaatatctcctcactgacgctctcgtcagccgagcagtttcagaccaaaaccacacccctagaatgtggactgtgttgtgattggccagccaacaagagctttcccactgtcctgtgattggccaggtacctggaagtgatgcaatagataggccagctcttagatacacagctccccctctggcacggtggatgctctgcatctcagcagctacaacgagagtagttcttcttcttctgcggttgaatgtacgcaaccggatgtgcccggactagtgcccgcaccaggaggcgctacggtggtgagaggagtggtgaggatttctgatgacgacatcaaattaaggaagtgccgatccgcttcgcagagcccaggaaaacaatacaacactattttctcagcagtggctgaaaaatttgttctgaaactttagggtttcataaacgaggtaatgacgcagatacacacacaaacgcagcgttaattggagcttccggtctatgtggcctttaatgtTAAAGTGCATGTGTAAACAACGGCCGTGTGGAGAATCTGAACCCTGAACTTTTCAAGCTGCAGGCAACTTCATCTAAGCAACGTCCTCCAAGCTGAAAACCAGACATGTGATCTCAGGGACAGATGATGGAAATCCATCCATATATAccgtctactgctttatcctccacaggagggtcacggggggttcgctgtgccaatctcaggtgACATAGGATgacaggcggggtcacaccctggacagttcatcACAGcgacactcactctcacacttatggACAACTCACAGTGTCCACtttatctaatccccatattaGTGGACAGTAGGAGGAACTGCTGTCATCCTCAAAGCAGAATAAAgaggttcattcattcattcattcatagtcTGCCTCTTTGTCATGAGGGTCAAAAGGGAGAAAGGGTGGGGTACCACCTAAACaagttgccagtccatcg
This genomic stretch from Solea senegalensis isolate Sse05_10M linkage group LG13, IFAPA_SoseM_1, whole genome shotgun sequence harbors:
- the LOC122779579 gene encoding olfactory receptor 6C4-like; the protein is MNLFNSALGKNITFVRPAYFIISGFIGIPNAMYYYIFLFFVYVISVVGNTVVMTVIYLDHNLWTPKYIVVFNLAFADLFGSTALVPKVLDLFLFNNNYISYNDCLTFLFFCYVALTMQVLNLIALSYDRLIAIIFPLHYQVRVTHRFMFSLIASFWLFAITVMLLLVGLLTRLSFCKSSVVVNSYFCDHGPLYSQACNEKTPTYVFAVFLIVILIWFPLSFILGTYVCIIIALTRVATAQERVKALKTCTGHISLVAIYFIPILVTYTLGGNIHSNSRIINLSLTSVFPPMLNPIVYVLQTQEIKTSLRKVLKITKQ